Proteins found in one Streptococcus iniae genomic segment:
- a CDS encoding alpha/beta hydrolase → MKKTIKWVLVAAVVFILFLAVPSYTWTRQNVKAIETFYNSKLSPIIMIPGSSATENRFDGLVNKLNQNRRGVPHSLLKVKVWNDGHTTYSGKIASKDNEPIIVIGFENNKDGYNNIKKQANMVNKVFFELQNKYNFNNFKGLGHSNGGLIYTAFIENYLNNYDVELKRLMTIGTPYNFTETNIKNKSEMLADFIADRSTIPSTLYMYSVAGTITYDSDELVPDASVNAGKYIYQGQVAHYTETTVTGEDAQHSDLPTNDEIIALIQQKIEDLPNQFHHN, encoded by the coding sequence ATGAAGAAGACCATTAAGTGGGTGTTAGTGGCAGCTGTTGTCTTTATTCTTTTTTTAGCAGTGCCCTCTTATACTTGGACGAGACAGAATGTTAAAGCGATTGAGACTTTTTATAATTCAAAACTATCTCCTATAATAATGATTCCAGGGAGTTCTGCAACGGAAAATCGTTTTGATGGTCTTGTAAATAAACTTAATCAAAATAGACGTGGTGTTCCACACAGTCTTTTAAAAGTTAAGGTTTGGAATGATGGTCATACGACATATTCTGGTAAGATTGCGTCAAAGGATAATGAGCCAATTATTGTGATTGGTTTTGAAAACAATAAAGATGGCTATAATAATATCAAAAAACAAGCAAATATGGTTAATAAGGTTTTTTTTGAGTTGCAAAACAAGTACAATTTTAATAATTTTAAAGGCTTGGGGCACTCAAATGGTGGTCTCATCTACACTGCTTTTATTGAAAACTATCTTAATAATTACGATGTTGAACTTAAACGCCTTATGACGATTGGAACACCATACAACTTTACTGAAACCAATATCAAAAACAAATCAGAAATGTTAGCTGATTTTATTGCAGACAGAAGTACAATTCCCAGCACACTTTATATGTATTCTGTTGCTGGAACAATTACTTATGATTCCGATGAATTGGTGCCGGATGCCAGTGTGAATGCTGGAAAATATATTTATCAAGGACAAGTGGCTCACTACACTGAAACAACTGTAACAGGTGAAGATGCCCAACATTCTGATTTACCAACTAATGATGAAATCATTGCCCTAATTCAACAGAAAATTGAAGACCTGCCTAATCAATTTCATCACAATTGA
- the ylqF gene encoding ribosome biogenesis GTPase YlqF — protein MAIIQWFPGHMSKARRQVQENIKHVDFVTILVDARLPLSSQNPMLTKIVGDKPKLMILNKADLADKSRTQEWRRFYESQGIKTLAINSKEQSTVKKVTEAAKELMADKIQKLRDRGIQKETLRTMIIGIPNAGKSTLMNRLAGKKIAVVGNKPGVTKGQQWLKSNKELEILDTPGILWPKFEDQLVGLKLALTGAIKDQLLPLDEVTIFGLNFFKANYPNRLEERFKGINLELEAPEIIVEMTRKLGFRDDYDRFYNLFVKDVRDGKLGVFTLDHVGDQDEQND, from the coding sequence ATGGCTATCATTCAATGGTTCCCAGGACATATGTCCAAAGCAAGAAGACAAGTACAAGAAAATATTAAACATGTTGATTTTGTGACAATTTTAGTAGATGCTCGTCTGCCTTTATCAAGTCAAAATCCAATGTTAACTAAAATTGTTGGCGACAAGCCGAAGTTAATGATTCTAAATAAGGCAGATTTAGCTGATAAAAGTAGAACTCAAGAGTGGAGACGTTTCTATGAATCTCAAGGGATTAAAACACTTGCTATTAATTCTAAAGAACAGTCAACTGTCAAAAAAGTAACTGAAGCAGCTAAAGAATTGATGGCTGATAAAATTCAAAAATTAAGAGATCGAGGGATTCAAAAAGAAACACTTCGTACCATGATTATTGGTATTCCTAATGCAGGGAAATCAACTTTGATGAATCGATTAGCTGGTAAAAAAATTGCAGTTGTTGGGAATAAGCCGGGTGTCACTAAAGGGCAACAATGGTTGAAATCAAATAAAGAATTGGAAATTCTGGATACACCGGGTATTTTGTGGCCAAAATTTGAAGACCAGCTAGTTGGATTGAAATTAGCTCTTACTGGAGCCATCAAAGATCAACTCTTACCATTAGATGAAGTGACTATTTTTGGTTTGAATTTCTTTAAAGCAAATTATCCTAATCGTCTTGAAGAGCGTTTCAAAGGGATAAATCTTGAGCTGGAAGCACCTGAGATAATTGTCGAAATGACACGAAAGCTTGGTTTTAGAGATGATTATGATCGCTTTTATAATCTCTTTGTTAAAGATGTGCGTGATGGTAAATTAGGTGTCTTTACTCTCGACCACGTTGGAGATCAAGATGAGCAAAACGATTAA
- a CDS encoding ribonuclease HII yields the protein MSKTIKEIKDELECILELSDPRLGQYEADSRSGVQKALLQRKKAIQAILDEDARLEEMLRYEKILYNNGINYIAGIDEVGRGPLAGPVVAAAVILPKNCKIVGLNDSKKIPKSKHQAIYNDILDQALALGIGIMDNHIIDSVNIYEATKLAMNEAVNQLHSDGLIAEHLLIDAMTLDLPISQTSIIKGDANSLSIAAASIVAKVTRDHIMSDYALQYPGYDFENNAGYGTKNHLRGLESQGVTPIHRKSFEPVKSMLASEV from the coding sequence ATGAGCAAAACGATTAAAGAAATCAAAGACGAGTTAGAATGCATTTTAGAGCTCTCTGACCCTCGTTTGGGTCAATATGAAGCAGATAGCCGCTCTGGCGTTCAAAAGGCTCTCTTGCAACGAAAAAAGGCAATTCAGGCGATTTTAGATGAAGATGCTCGTTTAGAAGAGATGTTACGCTATGAAAAAATACTTTATAATAATGGGATTAACTATATTGCTGGTATCGATGAAGTTGGTAGAGGACCATTAGCAGGACCAGTTGTTGCTGCGGCAGTTATTTTGCCAAAAAATTGTAAAATAGTTGGTTTAAATGATTCTAAAAAAATTCCAAAATCAAAGCATCAAGCCATTTACAATGATATTCTTGATCAGGCTTTGGCACTTGGGATTGGAATAATGGATAATCATATTATTGATAGTGTTAATATTTATGAAGCTACAAAATTAGCCATGAATGAAGCCGTTAATCAACTTCATTCTGATGGATTAATTGCTGAGCATCTTTTAATTGATGCTATGACTTTAGATTTACCAATTAGTCAAACGTCAATCATTAAAGGAGATGCTAATTCATTATCAATTGCGGCAGCTTCTATCGTAGCTAAGGTTACTAGAGATCATATAATGTCTGATTATGCTCTTCAATACCCTGGCTATGATTTTGAAAATAATGCTGGATATGGAACTAAAAATCATTTAAGAGGCTTAGAAAGCCAAGGTGTCACACCAATTCATCGAAAGAGTTTTGAACCAGTCAAATCTATGCTAGCTAGTGAAGTTTAA
- a CDS encoding sugar O-acetyltransferase, translated as MTELEKMLAGQLYNAGDKKLTDMRQQARQKIADFNNCIDASKRSQFLKEWLGATGEHVYMEPGFVCDYGSNIYLGDHFYANFNTTMLDVCEIRIGDNAMLGPNCQLLTPLHPLDAQKRVSGQEYGAPITIGDNVWLGGGVTILPGVTLGDNVVVGAGSVVTKSFGDNLFIAGNPAKVIKEIS; from the coding sequence GTGACAGAATTGGAAAAAATGCTAGCGGGTCAATTGTATAACGCTGGTGATAAGAAATTAACGGATATGCGCCAGCAAGCACGCCAAAAAATAGCTGACTTTAATAACTGTATTGATGCTTCTAAGCGAAGTCAGTTTCTAAAGGAATGGTTAGGAGCAACTGGTGAGCATGTCTATATGGAACCAGGATTTGTTTGTGATTATGGCAGTAACATTTATCTTGGAGACCATTTTTATGCTAATTTTAACACAACGATGTTAGATGTTTGTGAAATTAGAATTGGTGATAATGCTATGCTAGGACCTAACTGCCAGCTATTGACGCCCTTGCATCCACTTGATGCTCAAAAACGTGTCTCTGGTCAGGAGTATGGTGCTCCAATTACGATTGGTGATAATGTTTGGTTAGGTGGAGGTGTTACGATATTACCTGGAGTCACATTGGGTGATAATGTTGTGGTTGGAGCAGGTAGTGTGGTTACAAAATCATTTGGAGATAATCTTTTCATCGCGGGGAATCCTGCTAAAGTGATTAAAGAAATTTCTTAG
- the dprA gene encoding DNA-processing protein DprA, whose product MNNFELYKLKKAGLKNHHILNIIHYSQQTKKSLSLRNMAVVSGTSKPCLFLENYKLLNIKELRVEFKKYPSFSILDKTYPLALKEIDNPPVLLFYQGNLELLNRHKLAVVGSRKSSAVGNKSVESLIKQLNNQFVIVSGLARGIDTVAHFSSIKQGGETIAVIGSGLDIYYPKENRRLQEFIAEKHLLLSEYCPKEAPLAHHFPERNRIIAGLSMGVLVAEAKWRSGSLITCRFALDYGRDIFVVPGAILDKQSQGGNHLIQEGAKLVTKGLDIISEYQFL is encoded by the coding sequence ATGAATAACTTTGAACTGTATAAATTAAAGAAAGCTGGCCTAAAAAATCATCATATTCTAAATATCATTCATTATAGCCAGCAAACTAAGAAATCTCTATCACTTAGAAATATGGCTGTTGTTTCAGGAACAAGTAAACCATGTCTGTTTTTAGAAAATTACAAGCTGTTAAATATAAAAGAGTTACGAGTAGAATTTAAGAAGTATCCCAGCTTTTCAATTTTAGACAAGACCTATCCCCTTGCTTTAAAAGAAATTGATAATCCGCCAGTATTATTATTTTATCAAGGAAATTTAGAGCTTTTAAATCGGCATAAATTAGCAGTGGTAGGGTCAAGGAAATCCTCAGCAGTTGGAAACAAATCTGTTGAATCTCTCATCAAGCAACTTAATAATCAGTTTGTTATTGTTAGTGGGTTGGCTAGAGGAATTGATACTGTAGCTCATTTTTCGAGCATCAAACAAGGTGGAGAGACTATTGCTGTTATTGGATCAGGGTTAGACATTTATTATCCTAAGGAAAATAGAAGATTACAGGAGTTTATTGCTGAAAAGCATTTATTATTAAGTGAATATTGCCCTAAGGAAGCACCTTTAGCACATCATTTTCCAGAACGAAATCGCATAATTGCAGGCTTATCTATGGGAGTTTTAGTGGCAGAAGCCAAATGGCGTTCTGGTAGTCTAATCACTTGTCGCTTTGCACTTGATTACGGTAGGGATATTTTTGTTGTTCCAGGCGCCATCCTTGACAAACAGTCGCAGGGAGGGAATCACCTCATTCAAGAGGGAGCGAAGCTTGTTACAAAAGGACTTGACATCATTTCTGAATACCAATTTTTATAA
- the topA gene encoding type I DNA topoisomerase, giving the protein MVTKTVSKTQTANKKTTSKKKTKTTKKNLVIVESPAKAKTIEKYLGRNYKVVASVGHIRDLKKSSMSIDFDNNYEPQYINIRGKGPLINSLKKEAKHAKKVFLASDPDREGEAISWHLSHILGLDLEEKNRVVFNEITKDAVKNAFVEPREIDMNLVDSQQARRVLDRIVGYSISPILWKKVKKGLSAGRVQSVALKLIIDRENDIKSFVPEEYWSIDSIFKKGSKKFQASFYGIDGKKTKLSTHEDVKDVLSRITSDEFDVNKVEKKERRRNAPLPYTTSSLQQDAANKINFRTRKTMMVAQQLYEGINLGSNGTQGLITYMRTDSTRISPYAQNDASSFISQRFGSQYSKHGNKVKNSSGAQDAHEAIRPSSVHHTPESIAQYLNKDQLKLYTLIWNRFVASQMTAAIFDTMKVTLEQNKVIFVANGSQIKFDGYMAVYNDSDKNKMLPEMSEGEVVKKESTNPEQHFTQPPARFSEATLIKTLEENGVGRPSTYAPTLEVIQRRYYVKLAAKRFEPTELGEIVNNLIVEFFPGIVDVKFTAEMEAKLDQVEIGERQWQTVIDQFYKPFADDLSAAEEGIEKIQIKDEPAGFDCELCGEPMVIKLGRFGKFYACSNFPDCRNTKAITKEIGVTCPICEKGQVIERKTKRNRIFYGCDRYPDCEFTSWDIPVGRTCPKSGDFLVEKKIRGGGKQVVCSNEACDYKEDKVK; this is encoded by the coding sequence TTGGTAACAAAAACTGTCAGCAAGACTCAAACTGCAAACAAAAAAACAACGAGTAAGAAAAAAACAAAGACAACAAAAAAGAATCTTGTTATTGTGGAATCTCCTGCAAAAGCAAAAACGATTGAGAAATATTTAGGGCGTAACTATAAAGTTGTTGCTTCTGTTGGACATATCAGAGATTTGAAAAAATCATCTATGTCTATTGATTTTGATAATAATTATGAACCTCAATATATAAATATTAGAGGAAAAGGTCCCTTAATTAATTCCCTTAAAAAAGAGGCTAAACATGCTAAAAAAGTTTTTCTCGCGAGTGACCCGGATCGTGAGGGAGAAGCTATTTCTTGGCATTTGTCACACATATTAGGACTTGATTTAGAAGAAAAAAATCGTGTTGTCTTTAATGAAATCACCAAAGATGCTGTTAAAAACGCCTTTGTTGAACCACGTGAAATTGATATGAATCTTGTCGATTCTCAGCAAGCTAGAAGAGTTTTAGATCGTATTGTTGGGTACTCGATTTCGCCAATTCTTTGGAAAAAAGTGAAAAAAGGTCTATCTGCAGGTCGTGTTCAGTCTGTTGCTTTAAAATTAATTATTGACCGAGAAAATGATATCAAGTCCTTTGTTCCTGAAGAATATTGGTCAATTGATAGTATTTTTAAAAAGGGCAGCAAAAAATTTCAAGCAAGTTTTTATGGGATTGATGGTAAAAAGACAAAATTAAGCACCCATGAGGATGTTAAAGACGTTCTGTCACGTATCACATCTGATGAGTTTGACGTTAACAAAGTTGAGAAAAAAGAACGTCGTCGTAATGCGCCACTGCCTTATACAACATCTTCACTACAACAAGATGCTGCTAATAAAATCAACTTTAGAACACGTAAAACCATGATGGTTGCCCAACAGCTTTATGAAGGGATTAATCTAGGTAGCAATGGTACCCAAGGTTTAATTACCTATATGCGTACAGATTCAACACGTATCAGTCCTTATGCTCAAAATGATGCTTCATCTTTCATTAGTCAACGCTTTGGTAGCCAGTATTCAAAACATGGCAACAAAGTTAAGAATTCAAGCGGTGCCCAAGATGCCCATGAAGCTATTAGACCTTCAAGTGTTCATCATACTCCAGAATCAATTGCTCAGTATCTTAACAAAGACCAATTGAAGTTATATACACTTATTTGGAACCGTTTTGTGGCAAGTCAGATGACAGCAGCAATTTTTGATACGATGAAAGTGACACTTGAACAAAATAAGGTTATTTTTGTGGCTAATGGTAGTCAAATTAAATTTGATGGCTACATGGCAGTTTACAATGATTCGGATAAGAATAAAATGCTTCCTGAAATGTCTGAAGGTGAAGTGGTCAAAAAAGAATCAACTAATCCTGAACAACATTTCACACAACCACCAGCTCGTTTTTCTGAAGCAACTCTAATTAAAACACTAGAAGAAAACGGTGTAGGGCGTCCTTCGACATACGCGCCGACCTTAGAAGTTATTCAGCGCCGTTACTACGTAAAATTAGCAGCTAAACGTTTTGAGCCGACTGAGTTAGGTGAAATTGTTAATAACTTAATTGTTGAATTTTTCCCAGGAATTGTTGATGTTAAGTTTACTGCTGAAATGGAAGCCAAGCTTGACCAAGTTGAGATTGGTGAAAGACAATGGCAGACGGTCATCGATCAATTTTATAAACCTTTTGCTGATGATTTATCTGCAGCAGAAGAAGGGATTGAGAAAATTCAAATTAAGGATGAACCTGCAGGTTTTGACTGTGAGTTGTGCGGAGAACCTATGGTTATTAAATTAGGACGTTTTGGTAAATTCTATGCATGTAGTAATTTCCCAGATTGCCGCAATACTAAAGCAATCACTAAAGAAATTGGTGTTACATGTCCTATTTGTGAAAAAGGGCAAGTGATTGAACGTAAAACAAAACGTAACAGAATTTTCTATGGTTGTGATCGTTACCCAGACTGTGAGTTTACTTCATGGGATATTCCAGTAGGACGAACGTGTCCAAAATCTGGTGATTTCTTGGTTGAAAAGAAAATTCGTGGTGGCGGGAAACAAGTGGTATGTAGCAATGAAGCTTGTGACTACAAAGAAGATAAAGTTAAATAA
- a CDS encoding LysR family transcriptional regulator: MDIRQLTYFIAVAETKNYSHAAKSLFVTQPTLSQSIKKLESELNTTLFTQSGRQLLLTEAGDILYHRGKDLVGHFNQIVSEIHQLNQEKKEVIRVGLTSLFAIQFMKQISTFMATHSNVELSLIQDGSRKLQNSLAKGDIDLGILSFPSIRQDITMEPLQTSTQGYKVSIVMTKSHELAQHKSLRLVDLKDCKFASLNEDYMLGEMLPRRSRALGFEPNIVFKHSDWEVLIHSLKSLNAVTIIPSEFEALGKIDDLVWIPFQDKNDFYPIGIAYRDDYAFSPVIEELLSILKTN; the protein is encoded by the coding sequence ATGGACATTAGACAACTAACTTATTTTATTGCTGTAGCGGAAACAAAGAACTACTCACATGCTGCTAAGAGTCTCTTTGTCACTCAACCAACCCTTTCACAATCCATCAAAAAACTAGAGTCTGAACTAAATACTACTCTATTCACTCAAAGCGGCCGGCAACTGTTATTGACAGAGGCTGGGGATATTTTATATCATCGGGGTAAGGATCTTGTTGGTCATTTCAACCAAATTGTTTCTGAAATACATCAACTTAATCAAGAAAAAAAGGAAGTAATTCGAGTTGGCTTAACCTCATTATTTGCCATTCAATTTATGAAACAAATTTCTACTTTTATGGCCACTCACTCAAACGTCGAATTATCCCTTATTCAAGACGGCTCCCGAAAACTTCAAAATTCTTTAGCTAAAGGTGATATTGACCTTGGGATTCTCTCTTTTCCAAGTATTCGTCAAGATATTACAATGGAACCTTTGCAAACCTCTACACAAGGCTATAAGGTCAGTATTGTAATGACAAAAAGCCATGAACTAGCTCAACACAAGAGTCTTCGGTTGGTTGATTTAAAAGATTGTAAATTTGCCTCATTAAACGAAGACTATATGCTTGGGGAAATGCTACCACGACGTAGTCGAGCTCTAGGTTTTGAGCCAAATATCGTTTTCAAACATAGTGACTGGGAAGTTTTAATTCACAGTTTAAAAAGTTTAAATGCTGTTACAATAATTCCAAGTGAATTTGAAGCTCTCGGGAAAATCGATGATTTGGTTTGGATTCCTTTTCAGGATAAAAATGATTTTTACCCCATTGGGATTGCCTACCGAGATGATTATGCCTTTAGTCCAGTCATTGAAGAACTCTTAAGTATCTTAAAAACAAACTAG
- a CDS encoding PTS transporter subunit IIC: protein MSEVVQKQTVKSFTMNVLNGLALGTVIVLIPGAILGELMKALLPLWGGFATLIAATAVATSMMGLVIGMLVGMNFKFNPIQSASLGLAVVFAGGAANFDKGLITMQGTGDIINMGITAALGVLLIQFLSDKTKSFTLIVIPTVTLLLVGGFGRFILPYVKVITAMIGQGIASLLGLQPILMSILIAMIFCFLIVSPITTVGIALAISLSGIGSGAANLGICAASFGLCLAGWSVNSKGTSLAHVLGSPKISMANVLSKPKIMLPMIASSAVLGILAALFNIQGTPASAGFGISGLIGPINALNLAQGGWSVMNILIVLLTFVLAPILLNLVFNYLFIKVFKLIDPVDYKLDI from the coding sequence ATGTCTGAAGTTGTACAAAAACAAACTGTAAAATCATTTACAATGAATGTCCTAAATGGTTTAGCACTTGGAACAGTTATCGTTCTTATCCCAGGAGCTATTCTTGGTGAATTAATGAAAGCATTATTACCATTGTGGGGCGGATTTGCCACTTTAATTGCTGCAACAGCTGTTGCTACAAGCATGATGGGACTTGTTATTGGAATGTTGGTTGGAATGAATTTTAAATTCAATCCAATCCAATCTGCTTCGTTGGGATTAGCAGTGGTCTTTGCTGGTGGTGCTGCAAATTTTGATAAGGGCTTAATTACAATGCAAGGTACAGGTGATATTATTAATATGGGTATCACAGCTGCACTAGGTGTGTTATTGATTCAGTTTTTATCTGATAAAACAAAATCATTCACTCTTATTGTTATTCCAACAGTTACTTTACTACTGGTTGGTGGCTTTGGGCGTTTCATCTTACCTTATGTTAAGGTTATTACTGCCATGATTGGTCAAGGTATTGCTTCATTACTTGGTTTACAACCTATTCTAATGTCTATTTTAATTGCAATGATTTTCTGTTTCCTTATCGTTTCTCCAATCACAACGGTAGGTATTGCTTTAGCAATTAGCCTTTCTGGTATTGGTTCTGGAGCAGCCAATCTTGGTATTTGTGCAGCAAGTTTTGGGTTGTGTCTTGCTGGTTGGTCTGTTAACTCTAAAGGGACATCATTAGCACATGTTCTTGGATCACCTAAAATTTCAATGGCAAATGTGCTTTCTAAGCCTAAAATTATGTTACCAATGATAGCTTCGTCTGCGGTTTTAGGTATCTTGGCAGCATTATTTAATATTCAAGGCACACCAGCTAGTGCTGGTTTTGGTATTAGTGGTTTAATCGGCCCTATTAATGCCCTTAATCTTGCGCAAGGTGGTTGGTCTGTGATGAATATTCTAATTGTTCTTCTGACTTTTGTTCTTGCACCAATTTTATTAAACCTTGTTTTTAATTACCTTTTTATCAAAGTGTTTAAACTGATTGATCCAGTGGATTATAAGTTGGATATCTAA
- a CDS encoding D-lactate dehydrogenase, whose translation MKLKMYNVRGEEALLAQAWSDRTTIEISMSEGPLTAETVWDAKGYDGVVNAQVGPLDDAVYPALKTLGIKQIAQRSAGVDMYDLNAATENNLIISNVPSYSPESIAEFTVAIALNLVRKVELIRSNVREQNFSWGLPIRGRVMGDMTVAIIGTGRIGLATAKLFKGFGCKVVGYDIYQSEEASAILDYKKSVEEAIKDADIISLHMPPCAENYHLFNLDFFKQFKKGAILLNMARGALVKTEDLLQALDLGLLDGAGIDTYEFEGPYVPKNFAGQEITDRLFLELINHPKVIYTPHAAYYTDEAVKNLVEGGLNAALDVIKTGTTANRVN comes from the coding sequence ATGAAACTTAAAATGTATAATGTACGTGGTGAAGAAGCCCTTTTAGCACAAGCTTGGTCAGATAGAACGACTATTGAGATTTCAATGAGTGAAGGCCCTTTAACTGCGGAAACAGTTTGGGATGCCAAAGGTTATGACGGTGTTGTAAATGCTCAAGTTGGACCATTAGATGATGCCGTTTACCCTGCCTTAAAAACATTGGGCATTAAGCAGATAGCTCAACGTAGTGCTGGTGTAGATATGTATGATCTTAATGCAGCAACTGAAAATAATCTTATTATAAGTAACGTTCCTAGTTACTCACCAGAGTCAATCGCAGAATTTACTGTTGCCATTGCTTTGAATCTTGTTCGTAAGGTTGAGTTAATTCGTTCAAATGTTAGAGAACAGAATTTCTCATGGGGCTTACCGATTAGAGGACGTGTTATGGGGGACATGACGGTTGCTATTATAGGGACCGGTAGAATTGGCCTTGCGACAGCTAAGTTATTTAAAGGGTTTGGCTGTAAAGTTGTTGGTTATGATATTTACCAAAGTGAAGAAGCGTCAGCGATTTTAGATTATAAGAAATCTGTTGAAGAAGCTATAAAAGATGCGGATATCATTTCTTTACATATGCCACCATGCGCAGAAAATTATCATTTATTTAATCTAGATTTCTTTAAACAATTCAAAAAAGGGGCTATTTTACTTAATATGGCTCGTGGGGCTCTCGTTAAGACTGAAGATTTGCTACAAGCTCTTGATCTTGGCTTATTAGATGGCGCTGGTATAGATACTTATGAGTTTGAGGGTCCCTATGTTCCCAAGAATTTTGCGGGACAAGAAATCACAGATCGTTTGTTTTTGGAGTTAATTAATCATCCTAAGGTTATTTATACGCCACATGCAGCTTACTACACCGATGAAGCGGTAAAAAATTTAGTTGAAGGTGGTTTAAATGCAGCCTTAGATGTCATCAAAACAGGCACTACTGCTAATCGTGTGAACTAG
- a CDS encoding SatD family protein, protein MNYLALIGDFIDSKQVDNRYDFQEKFKRCLSKINAKYQNEIVSKFSITLGDEFQGLLKSDADIFHIIDDISYMMSPHQIRYGIGFGKIITAINPEISIGADGPAYWNAREAINHVHQKNDYGQTKLFVQAPDDVVNLLINSLLSAGEAIKSNWRASQEEVFESILELNTYRETFDQKVLAEKLGLTASTLSKRLKSSNVKIYLRTRMAAKTLLNKIEEELL, encoded by the coding sequence ATGAACTACTTAGCCCTTATTGGTGATTTTATCGATTCCAAACAAGTCGACAACCGTTATGATTTTCAAGAAAAGTTTAAGCGTTGTTTGTCTAAAATTAATGCAAAGTACCAAAATGAAATTGTCTCTAAGTTTTCAATAACATTAGGGGATGAATTTCAAGGCTTACTTAAAAGTGATGCTGATATTTTTCATATTATTGACGATATTAGCTATATGATGTCTCCTCATCAGATTCGCTATGGTATTGGCTTTGGAAAAATTATAACAGCCATCAATCCCGAAATCAGTATCGGAGCAGATGGGCCAGCTTATTGGAATGCTAGAGAAGCCATTAACCATGTGCATCAAAAAAATGATTATGGACAAACAAAATTATTTGTCCAAGCACCAGATGATGTCGTAAACTTGCTTATAAACAGTCTGCTTTCTGCTGGTGAAGCGATCAAAAGTAACTGGCGTGCAAGTCAAGAAGAGGTTTTTGAAAGCATTTTGGAGTTAAATACGTACCGAGAGACTTTTGATCAGAAAGTGCTTGCTGAAAAATTAGGCTTAACAGCCAGCACCTTGTCAAAACGATTAAAAAGCAGTAATGTTAAAATCTATCTTCGAACAAGAATGGCTGCTAAAACTTTGCTAAATAAAATAGAAGAGGAGCTATTGTGA
- a CDS encoding DUF3307 domain-containing protein: MMYGLSDYLKANPLFLCFLIAHFLADYQLQSPKMAELKSQRPDYLLKHIGFVGITLLPILIIFPSSWLANVIIVISHALIDGNKAKIANYLTLNKSQSFLLDQALHLLIIFGISLSSSPLTIPNWLSREMLTAILFLVLITKPSNIIFKILFEKYQPEEVVRVDTIAGAGAMIGTLERIVIGVCMIMGQFASIGLVFTAKSIARYNKISESPAFAEYYLIGSLFSILSVFLAFWICFC, encoded by the coding sequence GTGATGTATGGATTATCAGACTATTTAAAAGCTAATCCCTTATTCCTTTGTTTTTTAATTGCTCATTTTTTGGCAGATTACCAGTTACAAAGCCCCAAAATGGCAGAGCTAAAAAGCCAAAGACCTGACTACCTCCTCAAACATATTGGATTTGTAGGAATCACCTTATTGCCTATTCTTATAATTTTTCCAAGTAGTTGGTTGGCAAACGTCATTATAGTCATCAGTCATGCCCTTATTGACGGAAACAAAGCAAAAATAGCAAACTACCTCACCTTAAACAAAAGTCAAAGCTTTTTACTAGATCAAGCCTTACATCTGCTGATAATCTTTGGTATATCCCTTAGTAGCAGTCCTCTAACAATTCCCAATTGGCTTAGCAGAGAAATGTTAACAGCTATTTTATTTCTTGTCTTAATCACAAAACCAAGCAATATCATCTTTAAAATTCTTTTTGAAAAGTATCAACCTGAAGAAGTTGTAAGGGTTGATACTATCGCTGGCGCAGGTGCAATGATTGGCACACTGGAGAGAATAGTTATTGGCGTTTGTATGATTATGGGACAGTTTGCCTCGATAGGATTAGTTTTTACTGCAAAATCAATTGCGCGTTATAATAAAATATCAGAAAGTCCGGCATTTGCAGAGTATTATTTGATTGGTTCACTTTTTAGCATACTTAGTGTCTTTTTAGCCTTTTGGATTTGCTTTTGCTAA